TAGTACTTGACCCATAGCATATTATGTCTAATACAATCATGACCACTTCACTCAATTGTGGTTactatttttatgaaatacacatttttttccttctgttactTTCAGCCTATTTGACTCAATGCTACAATGAATCTCTTGTATGCAGCATACTATATGCTTTTAAAGAAACCACCGAGGCAttctatagcttttttttttaatgtatttatttattttgagatggagtttcactcttgttgcccaggctggagtgcgatggcgtgagctcactgcaacctccgcctcccgagtttaagcaattctcctgcctcagcctcccgagtagctgggattacaggcacctgtcaccacacccggctaatttttttgtattttcagtagagatggggttccaccatgatggccaagctcgtcttaaactcctgacctcaggtgatctacccacctctgcctcccaaagtgctaggattacaggcatgagccaccacgcccggcctcatttaattttgagatagggtctcactctgtcaaccaggctgatTTGCATGATTCACTGCTGCCCAAACCTCCAAAACTCAGATCATCCTTTCATTTTAGCCTCTCAAACAGCTGGGTTACAAGGATGTGCCATCACAGTCAgctaggttttttgtattttttgtagagacagagttttgccctgttgcccaggctggccttaaactcacGGGATCAATTGATCagcctaccttggccttccaaagtcctaAGATTACATTTGATTTTATTAAGTAGTTTAATTAATTCATATTTACAATGATTAAAGAAATGAAGTTATTACCAGTTAGATTGTTATTTTACGTGTTTCTAGTAGTTATATTCTTCTCATCTcctgttttactttcttaattttcatttaattttgtacTGTcatgctttcattattttttaatctccttTTGCATACTTTCTATAAATATTACCTTTGTGATCATCTTGAAAACTGGAGATTATATAcatcataaaattaaaactatatttcAATCTCATAACTTCAATTGAATACAAAAACTATGCCTCTATGTTTTACAGTTTGttattcatataaaaattattttatatggtaTATCTATTAGATTTATGCAGATTTacatattgtttcttatattttataaaatcactttaaaagtttttatggccgggcgcggtggctcaagcctgtaatcccagcactttgggaggccgaggcgggcggatcacgaggtcaggagatcgagaccatcctggctaacacggtgaaaccccgtctctactaaaaaatacaaaaaactagccgggcgaagtggcgggcgcctgtagtcccagctacttgggaggctgaggcaggagaatggcgtgaacccgggaggcggagcttgcagtgagctgagatccggccactgcactccagcctgggcgacagagcaagactccgtctcaaaaaaaaaaaaaaaaagtttttatgtaccatcttttttttttttttttttttgaaactgagtctctattgcccaggtaGTACAATTTTGCTGATGGCATTATTCCCATTtgacagccttttttttttttaaataactttagcAATAtcacagtttttttctgaggtacaaaaatgttttaaataaattcactggtgttgggcgcagtggctcatgcctgtaatcccagcattttgggagcccgaggcgggcagaccacctgaggtcagaagttcgagacaagcctggctaacatggtgaaaccctgtttctactaaaaaagaaaaaattagccaggcatggtggcgcatgcctgtaattccagctactcgtgaggctgatacaggagaatcacttgaaccctggaggcggaggttgcagtgagctgaggttacatcattgcactccagcttgggcaacaagagtgaaactctgtctaaaaaaaaaaattcactggttATCTTATGTGACTATGCTTATAAATGGAACATCATTATgtgatttttgaaattttgtttatatgtgtgtttgtTATAAATACACTTGTGTGTATCTAAGTTTGTTTATACAGTTTTTCATGTTtacatcatattttcttttaataaatttttcagttattttttgtattttttatatccacaatttttggtttttggtattttagtatttctttttattctcatttttctgattttcagtAGTTGTctgggtttctcttttttttttttcttataccgagtctttttctgtcaccaaggctggagtgcagtggtgtgatctcagccaggctgatcttgaactgctgacctcaaatgatccacccacctcagcctcctaaagtgctgggtttacaggcatcagccaccgtgcctggcctttttaattttatttttgagacagtgttgctctgttgcccaggctgcagtgcagtggtacagtctccactcactacaaccttccccgcccaggttcaagcaattctactgtgtcagcctttcaagtagctgggattacaggcacataccaccatgcccagctaatttttgtatttttagtagatacagggtttcaccatgttggccaggctggtctcaaactcctgacctcatgtgattttTCTCACCTTGATCtcccagtgtgttgggattacaggaatgagccaccaacACTGGGCTGTTCAAttcatttggaattttaaaaattactttatatactttttgtggatgcttttgaaaattttataatttttttgatgGGGCCATGTTGTTTTACTATTTGGTATACATTACAATCTTTGATAGAGATTTGGAAATTAACAAAAAGCTACCTGTTACAATCTTTATAATATAGCTTTGTCCTGGTGTAGTCTGAAATCAATTGTCTTGGCTAGAGATTCTGGGAATTTCTCAAACATGTTTTTAGGATGAATCTTGTctaaaattttgtgtttattgtttAGTTAAATCAGCTTATTTGTATTTCCTCTTAATAGTCAGTAATCACTTGCTATCACTTGCTACACCCATTCCCTGTTTGGGGTACTGCAGTTTCTCTGCTTCTCTATAATTTACCTTTAGACGCAGCAAACTGTCATTCCAATGTATATCACCATTGTTTTCAGCATTTTATGTCATGGGACACATTATCTGGTGTCTAAAAAAGCCcctagaagacagaaataaagatgtatgtACCAATGTACAtacactgttttttaaaaaggaaaccagGAGTTGGCacaatttacatttttgtgtgtgtgtgtgagacagagtctcactcttacccagtctggagtgcagtggcatgatctttgctcgcTACATTCTCTACCTTCACAGTttgaaacaattctcctgcctcagcctccaaagtagctaggattacaggtacctgttaccacgcgtggctaattttttttgtattttagtagaaatggggttttatcgtgttgttcaggctggtctcaaactcctgacctcaggtgatcctcctgctttgccctcccaaattgctggaattacaggcatgaggcatgagccattatgcctTGTTGGCaatttattctattattattattattattattattttgaaacagagtctcgctctgtcgcccaggccagagtgcagtggtacaatcttggcttactgcaacctccgcctcctggattcaagaaattctcatgccttggcctcctgagtagttgggattacagctgccgaTGACCAtgactggctaactttttgtaattttaatagagataggtttcaccatcttggtcaggctggccttgaactcctgacctcaagtgattcacatCAGCCTCCCATAGCACTGGTATTACAGACGTGAGGCACTGCACCAGGTTggcaatttactttttttttttttttttttttttttttttttgagacggagtctcgctgtgtcacccaggctggagtgcagtggcgcgatctcggctcactgcaagctccgcctcccgggtttacgccattctcctgcctcagcctccgagtagctgggactacatgcgcccgccaccacgcccagctagttttttgtatttttagtagagacggggtttcaccatgttagccaggatggtctcgatctcctgacttcgtgatccacccgcctcggcctcccaaagtactgggattacaggcttgagccaccgcgcccagccggcaaTTTACTTTTAAAGGCACAGTGTTATGCTGGGGAGCAAGAAGAGCTGTTGCATATAAGTAACAGACTTTTCTTTATCTTGTTTGTGACTGTTTGCTTTATGCTCACCCGGGGCCTTTCACACACTTAActcatttataaatttttcacAAATGTATTTTGGGCAGTATgcttttgttacatttatatgtCCAGGAAGAAATTACAGCTTGAGGTATTTTGCTATGTCATCTTGCTTATGTAGTTTTTATAACTTTATAAGTTAGATTTGTAAAGTGTATTTATCTGAGTCTACCAATTGCAGtaatgtgtttttgttgtttctttcagTTATGTGTTCTCATTTTGCCCAAGACCTTCAGCCAGAGCAGAGCAtaaaagattctttccaaaaaGTGATacttagaaaatttgaaaaatgtggACATGGcaatttacagtttaaaaaagGCTGTGAAAGCGTGGATGAGTGTGAGGTACACAAAAGAGGTCACAATGGGCTTAACCAATGTTTGACAACTACCCAGAGCAAAATGTTTCAATGTGGTAAATATGGGAAAGTCTTTCATCAATTTTCAAATTCAAAGAGACATAAGAGAAGacatactgaaaaaaaaactttgaaatatgTAGAATGTGACAAAAATTTTAACCGGTCCTCAACCCATACTACACATAAAAAAATtgatactggagagaaaccctacaaatgcgAAGAATGTGACAAAGCCTTTAAGTACTTCTGTACCCTTACTACACATAAAAAAATTCATACTGTAGAGAAACCATACAAATgcgaagaatgtggcaaagcctttaagtACTCCCATACCCTTACTACACATAAGATAATCCATACTGGAGAACaaccctacaaatgtaaagaatgtggcaaagcttttaaccatCCTGCAACTCTTTCttcacataagaaaattcatactggagagaaaccatacaaGTGTGAtaaatgtggcaaagcctttattTCATCCTCAATCCTTCGTAAACACGAGAAGATTCATAcgggagagaaaccctacaaatgtgaagaatgtgacaaagcCTTCACCCGTTCCTCACACCTTACTATGCATAGGAtcattcatactggagagaagccatacaaatgtgaagaatgtggcaaagcttttacaTGGTCTGCAGGCCTCCATAAACATAGGagaactcatactggagagaaaccctacaaatgtgaagaatgtggcaaagcctatACTACATCCTCAAATCTAACGGAACATAAGGCAGCTCATACTGGAGAGCAACcttacaaatgtaaagaatgtggcaaagcttttaactgGTCCTCAGACCTTAataaacataagagaattcatattGGACAGAAACCAAGAATGTGACaaagctttattttattattattattcatttatttttgtttgagagcgagtttcgctcttgttgcccaggctggagtgcaatggtgcaacttTGGcacaccacagcctccgcctcctgggttcaagcgactctcctgcctcagccttcctgagtagctaggattataggcatgcgccaccacacctggctaattttgtatttttagtagagacggggtttctccatgttggtcaggctggtctcagactcctaacctcaggtggtctgcctgctttggcctcccaaagtgttgggattacaggcatgagccactgtgcctggccgacgAAAGTTTTTAAGGAAGTTCTTAACCCTTATTACGCGTAATTCATACTggacagaaaccctacaaatg
The sequence above is a segment of the Macaca nemestrina isolate mMacNem1 chromosome 20, mMacNem.hap1, whole genome shotgun sequence genome. Coding sequences within it:
- the LOC105489711 gene encoding zinc finger protein 486; translated protein: MTGLPGSLGMEPLQFRDVAIEFSLEEWHCLDTAQQNLYRDVMLENYRNLVFLGIVVSKPDLITRLEQGENPLTVKRHKMTANPSVMCSHFAQDLQPEQSIKDSFQKVILRKFEKCGHGNLQFKKGCESVDECEVHKRGHNGLNQCLTTTQSKMFQCGKYGKVFHQFSNSKRHKRRHTEKKTLKYVECDKNFNRSSTHTTHKKIDTGEKPYKCEECDKAFKYFCTLTTHKKIHTVEKPYKCEECGKAFKYSHTLTTHKIIHTGEQPYKCKECGKAFNHPATLSSHKKIHTGEKPYKCDKCGKAFISSSILRKHEKIHTGEKPYKCEECDKAFTRSSHLTMHRIIHTGEKPYKCEECGKAFTWSAGLHKHRRTHTGEKPYKCEECGKAYTTSSNLTEHKAAHTGEQPYKCKECGKAFNWSSDLNKHKRIHIGQKPRM